The Algoriphagus sanaruensis genome window below encodes:
- a CDS encoding PKD domain-containing protein — translation MSTFPKLKALYRFLWGAFLWIVLGQFQAVLGQTVIIPRDGFPYCEPFTNSTTRANTVFDGLPKAAFLTAGAGDAEGDGFLQLTDNTTDQRGYVFIDLPFSSAYGIKVSFEYFAYGGINPPAYADGISFFMFDGDIIPDDKIPPLLSNEFRIGGLGGSLGYAPWRRNANMTSIPDQPGLRGGYIGIGFDAFRNWGNEYEGRNGGFNSNIQGFGPVPDPKQYYNSIAIRGPESTNYQFIDGKRTFSRSFLNEEQPLVYTDPIDPNYYLFNSLDPVQYLARRFKIGSVNLAEQCNQDGYRKVFIDLFPVGGGNYLVTVDMLVNNGGTLRLENIFTDVPYNFPAPKNLKIGFAASTGTPNTNFHKIRNVTAQVSDYASIPIPEISNLEAEVCQGEENLFEFNVNLTSENSFVRCVQLFENNPGPPDNTPPTGGDPSLTNCGLSNVCIEKCDPANNSITIPGKGTFSVELQELTTDNFDTERFEASVRFEPEPGFIGTAQIFYQVLDNYGLLSEAKTITVTANPYPIKISDPSLTYPTCDGQSDGSLTGFVVGDLVNGFDYEWFFDGVSIGKSGASVSTLVGGQATFDLQGLNIGTYTLSVWNPSDYGKCEVNLAIVISQEQGTPVELEIENKVICENQDVSFLPQIDPQFSNGATGSFNWYLTANRSGGPLTNGQLITLNGSQVSVNIASNGEITLSGLTSNGNAPQDYFFYVEVQSQNNPSGNFCPYIGDVITVAKATVYPPINFSASKTAEDWCLDNSGSITSTVSNPSSAITYFLTDTNGNVLSSNTTGNFSGLAKGNYEVYATSASPTCTSQIESIEILGAAQPLQVTTGNTTNAYCGLPNGQLDFTIQGGNPSYSISINGSAPSSISNAGSLYNITGLSSGAYTIVVTDDKGCSEMISMSISGDPNSQFGTTSDEICEGEIATLSPQIIVQSSSTPVFEWYYQSSPGTYVKINSGNTVNGATHTINSSNELVINGLTASNSPYDYFLLVTGSRVCDQGYIPAQVVVNPLPQLGTPVVTQIACFGEANGVIQAVLASGNSSDFTYSLTGDNGVSISFQASPIFNNLPPGNYDLSVRSSKNCISTLSDIAITQPSQLEVNEISVTAATCGESNGILTFEILGGTPNASGDYTITVNGNSTASFGSDFSKTNATTYSISNLSPGNYLIEARDENSCLTSITIEVENTPIPEFGVDPIVICEGTTAQLIPLTVSNTIGAVPVFEWYYEDASNPGTYILINSGDQVGGLTYTLNSGTLSIDGLVNTNSPYTYYLGVSGDKVCPAALIPAEIEVLKIPVGVFSLQMVSCFGESDGTINLDSIDPAGSFTFTIQETGESNSTGNFTNLPAGQYTIRIQEDGAPCFTDQVLEITQPSQLEVNEISVTAATCGESNGILTFEILGGTPNASGDYTITVNGNSTASFGSDFSKTNATTYSISNLSPGNYLIEARDENSCLTSITIEVEDTPIPEFGVDPIVICEGTTAQLIPLTVSNTIGAVPVFEWYYEDASNPGAYILINSGDQVGGLNYTLNSGTLSIDGLVNANSPYTYYLGVSGDKVCPAALIPAEIEVLKIPVGVFSLQMVSCFGESDGTINLDSIDPTGSFTFTIQETGESNTTGNFTNLPAGQYTIRIQEDGAPCFTDQVLEITQPDELQLLNETFTNPTCGESNGSFSFDLIGGTKSYLIEINNLPISDFSNSVTGDRVEIRNLSPGVYSVSVVDANGCIVNQPNWVTLVNDDGFEFDVLPMNVEVCEGMSVDFLPTFSVALPITPTFKWYKNSALSEPISNGTDGTGIDYLINPSTGELQIQNLPQGTHDFYLEISGPGICTVVEIAEAVVYPPIDAQITVSPITCFGDTNGEIQIIPSGGNGQFEISFNGGAFGIANSFSNLSPGDYTIAVRNDLGCEFNQTVTVESPTSPIQINTPTIIRASCDLPNGSIQDLQISGGWGNYSVEWRKGSVTGTIISGNETQALDLFPDTYYLIVRDSEGCEQVFDFVVEESSDPVYQVVPPIDECVGTPVSIRPIHIAPDPSLPPAAATEVRWYKNPNQVGLIGNGVDSGNPQVSYVIDDTDWLNPQLQISGLPAGTYTFYFYVICTGQEIPIEVNVFDIPSITVQTSPITCFGDSNGSVTVTSGDLPEYTYSLNGASPISKSDLESLTLPSGTFQLEVITPAGCSEVLDFEVEGPTAALSATPLVGIDPGCGASNGKLSLEISGGWAPYQIEVIKNGSVVRTETSSDGIVFLDGFGIGIYSLRITDDQGCVLATSDVELVNGPTQILVDQEEVCADGTAVLIPTLDPPATGVSFQWFFDNSLTQAITSSSIPAADGKTYQIDPVTGVLTITGFGNNELVYNYYVTVAGPTICPGFVGQGIVQVYQNPTATFTVTNEVCFGEGGRIEIIPTGGSGTFVYSLNGGPEVSSPIFDVPTGTHSVEIRSSVGCTFLIQNIEVTGPSAPLEILNQELVNPTCTLDNGIIRFELIGGYPGYTVYYSRNGGTEQSLSISQAGLVELTGIGEGSYQIRVVDIQGCELLYTNGLSVEEVPTEIDAQDQVICEGEVATLIPSVPSNITDEVFTWYFDQNGTQAIQNSTSAGVSYQINGSGELEIQGLPASGSPYTYYVMVVGTGICGVNPTPVQVTVNSIAELRVSNPSVVCDPNGTVDLTDYIEGFNPNVYDYSILSPSGVAMQISELGQVNLSGDYRISSSLKNTGCWNNPQRIRVLIADELLVANFDYLIDLGDGNLVANDTVQLFEQIQFEDLTVGKAILWNWDFGDGNTSSSANPTHAYDQKGTYTVQLQVIDEFGCVSTYTQVIQVSDDYWVKVPNAFTPSREDGKNNFFKPYYRGIGSMEFYIFSTWGELIFQTSSLESPGWDGNLKGAPAPNGNYVYRGKFVSRSGEVVEKSGVFVLIR, via the coding sequence ATGTCTACATTCCCGAAATTAAAAGCTTTATATAGGTTCCTTTGGGGAGCTTTTCTTTGGATAGTCCTCGGACAGTTTCAGGCTGTTCTTGGACAAACAGTTATTATTCCCCGTGATGGATTTCCCTACTGCGAACCTTTTACTAATTCCACTACCCGGGCTAATACCGTTTTTGATGGCCTACCCAAAGCCGCTTTCCTTACCGCTGGGGCCGGTGACGCAGAAGGAGATGGATTTTTACAATTAACTGACAACACCACAGATCAGCGAGGATATGTATTTATCGATTTGCCTTTTTCTTCTGCTTATGGGATAAAGGTAAGTTTCGAATATTTTGCCTACGGAGGAATTAATCCCCCTGCCTATGCAGATGGGATTAGCTTTTTTATGTTTGATGGAGATATCATTCCAGACGATAAAATTCCGCCATTACTCTCTAATGAATTTAGAATTGGAGGACTCGGAGGTTCTTTGGGATATGCCCCATGGAGGAGAAATGCAAATATGACATCCATACCAGATCAACCTGGATTAAGAGGTGGATATATTGGAATTGGATTTGACGCTTTTAGAAATTGGGGGAATGAATACGAGGGTAGGAATGGAGGCTTTAATTCAAATATTCAAGGTTTTGGACCTGTTCCAGATCCAAAGCAATATTATAATTCAATTGCAATCCGCGGTCCGGAGTCAACCAATTACCAATTCATAGATGGTAAAAGGACCTTTAGCCGAAGCTTTTTGAATGAAGAACAACCACTCGTTTATACAGATCCTATTGATCCTAATTACTATTTGTTCAACTCGTTAGATCCGGTTCAATACTTAGCCCGGAGATTTAAAATAGGATCAGTAAACCTTGCAGAGCAATGTAATCAAGATGGATATCGAAAGGTATTTATTGATCTCTTCCCTGTAGGAGGGGGTAATTATTTGGTGACAGTGGACATGTTGGTAAATAATGGAGGCACACTTCGACTTGAAAATATTTTTACCGACGTTCCTTATAATTTTCCTGCTCCCAAAAACCTAAAAATTGGATTTGCGGCTTCTACGGGAACCCCAAATACCAATTTTCACAAAATCCGTAATGTGACCGCTCAAGTTTCGGATTATGCATCCATTCCTATTCCTGAAATCAGCAATCTTGAGGCTGAAGTTTGCCAGGGAGAAGAAAATTTGTTTGAGTTTAATGTCAATCTTACCAGTGAAAACTCTTTCGTAAGGTGTGTCCAATTATTCGAAAATAACCCTGGACCACCTGATAACACGCCTCCTACTGGGGGAGATCCATCCTTGACAAACTGTGGACTATCAAATGTCTGTATAGAAAAATGTGATCCTGCTAATAATTCCATTACTATTCCGGGAAAAGGTACTTTTTCAGTCGAGCTTCAGGAGCTTACAACGGATAACTTTGATACGGAACGGTTTGAAGCCAGTGTTCGATTTGAACCAGAGCCCGGATTTATTGGTACTGCTCAGATTTTTTATCAAGTTTTGGATAACTATGGGTTGCTGTCCGAAGCAAAGACCATTACTGTAACTGCCAATCCATACCCTATCAAAATTTCCGACCCGAGCTTGACTTATCCTACCTGCGATGGGCAGTCTGATGGTAGTTTGACAGGATTTGTGGTTGGGGATTTGGTCAATGGTTTTGATTATGAATGGTTCTTTGATGGAGTAAGTATTGGTAAATCGGGAGCTAGTGTTTCTACATTAGTGGGTGGGCAAGCAACATTTGACTTACAAGGTTTAAATATCGGAACCTATACCTTATCCGTTTGGAATCCATCTGATTATGGTAAATGTGAAGTCAATTTAGCTATTGTTATTAGCCAAGAACAAGGAACTCCTGTCGAATTGGAAATTGAGAATAAGGTCATTTGTGAAAATCAAGATGTCTCTTTCTTGCCTCAAATTGATCCACAATTCAGTAACGGAGCAACGGGTTCATTCAACTGGTATTTAACAGCAAATCGGTCTGGAGGACCTTTAACCAACGGGCAGCTAATCACCCTAAATGGATCACAAGTTTCCGTCAATATCGCTTCGAATGGAGAAATTACACTTTCAGGGCTTACCTCAAATGGAAATGCACCACAGGATTATTTCTTTTATGTAGAAGTTCAATCCCAAAATAATCCATCTGGTAATTTTTGCCCATATATCGGGGATGTGATTACTGTAGCCAAAGCAACGGTGTATCCACCGATTAATTTCTCCGCATCAAAAACGGCAGAGGATTGGTGTTTGGATAATTCAGGAAGTATTACCTCTACAGTTTCTAATCCTTCCAGTGCGATTACCTATTTCTTGACAGATACCAATGGCAATGTCCTTTCCTCGAATACAACAGGGAATTTTTCTGGACTCGCTAAAGGAAATTATGAAGTTTATGCCACATCGGCTTCTCCAACTTGTACTTCACAGATCGAGTCTATTGAAATCTTAGGCGCTGCTCAGCCACTTCAAGTAACTACCGGAAATACTACGAATGCCTATTGTGGACTTCCAAATGGGCAATTGGATTTTACAATCCAAGGTGGCAATCCTTCCTATTCCATTTCCATCAATGGTTCTGCTCCAAGTTCGATTTCTAATGCTGGTTCACTTTATAATATAACTGGATTATCTTCTGGGGCTTATACTATCGTTGTCACTGATGATAAAGGGTGTTCAGAAATGATTTCTATGTCAATTTCTGGTGATCCGAACTCTCAATTTGGTACGACATCAGATGAAATCTGCGAAGGAGAAATTGCAACATTAAGTCCGCAAATTATTGTACAATCCAGCTCAACTCCAGTATTCGAATGGTATTACCAGAGTTCACCAGGAACCTACGTTAAAATAAATTCAGGAAACACAGTCAATGGAGCTACTCATACCATCAATTCTTCGAATGAATTGGTGATCAATGGCCTAACAGCTTCCAATTCCCCATACGATTATTTTCTGCTTGTTACTGGTTCAAGAGTCTGTGATCAAGGATATATTCCAGCTCAAGTCGTGGTTAACCCGTTGCCTCAATTAGGCACACCTGTCGTAACCCAAATCGCTTGCTTTGGTGAGGCTAATGGGGTAATTCAGGCGGTGTTGGCTTCAGGAAATAGCTCTGACTTTACTTATAGTTTGACAGGAGATAACGGAGTTTCGATATCGTTTCAGGCATCTCCAATTTTTAATAACCTACCTCCAGGCAATTATGATCTCTCAGTAAGGTCCTCCAAAAATTGTATTTCAACCCTTTCAGATATTGCAATTACCCAGCCTTCGCAATTAGAGGTAAATGAGATTTCCGTTACAGCTGCTACTTGTGGAGAATCGAATGGAATCCTGACTTTTGAGATATTGGGAGGTACACCAAATGCTTCTGGGGATTATACGATTACCGTAAATGGAAATTCTACAGCTTCTTTTGGATCAGATTTTAGCAAAACCAACGCGACGACCTACAGTATTTCGAATCTTTCCCCAGGAAACTACTTGATAGAGGCTAGAGATGAAAATTCCTGCCTTACATCTATTACCATAGAAGTAGAAAACACGCCAATTCCTGAATTTGGGGTAGATCCAATCGTGATCTGTGAAGGAACGACTGCGCAATTGATTCCACTCACAGTGAGCAATACCATTGGAGCAGTTCCTGTATTTGAGTGGTATTATGAAGATGCCTCCAATCCTGGTACATACATTTTGATCAATTCCGGTGATCAGGTAGGAGGGCTTACTTATACGCTGAATTCAGGAACCCTGTCTATCGATGGCTTGGTGAATACAAATAGTCCATACACCTATTATTTGGGAGTTTCTGGAGATAAAGTATGTCCAGCAGCCTTGATTCCTGCTGAGATCGAAGTGTTGAAAATTCCGGTTGGAGTTTTCTCCTTGCAGATGGTGTCTTGTTTTGGAGAATCAGACGGCACGATCAATTTGGATAGCATTGATCCAGCAGGAAGTTTCACCTTCACGATCCAAGAAACTGGAGAAAGCAATTCCACTGGCAACTTTACGAATTTACCAGCAGGCCAATATACCATTCGAATCCAAGAGGATGGAGCTCCTTGTTTTACGGATCAGGTGCTTGAAATTACCCAGCCTTCGCAATTAGAGGTTAATGAGATTTCGGTTACAGCTGCCACTTGTGGAGAATCGAATGGAATCCTGACTTTTGAGATATTGGGAGGTACACCAAATGCTTCTGGGGATTATACGATTACCGTAAATGGAAATTCTACAGCTTCTTTTGGATCAGATTTTAGCAAAACCAACGCGACGACCTACAGTATTTCGAATCTTTCACCAGGAAACTACTTGATAGAGGCGAGAGATGAAAATTCCTGCCTTACATCTATTACCATAGAAGTAGAAGACACGCCAATCCCTGAATTTGGAGTAGATCCAATTGTGATCTGCGAAGGAACGACTGCGCAATTGATTCCACTCACAGTGAGCAATACCATTGGAGCAGTTCCTGTATTTGAGTGGTATTATGAAGATGCCTCCAATCCTGGTGCGTACATTTTGATCAATTCCGGTGATCAGGTAGGAGGGCTTAACTATACGCTGAATTCCGGAACCCTGTCTATCGATGGCTTGGTGAATGCAAATAGTCCATACACCTATTATTTGGGAGTTTCTGGAGATAAAGTATGTCCAGCAGCCTTGATTCCTGCTGAGATCGAAGTGTTGAAAATTCCGGTTGGAGTTTTCTCCTTGCAGATGGTGTCTTGTTTTGGAGAATCAGACGGCACGATCAATTTGGATAGCATTGATCCAACAGGAAGTTTCACCTTCACGATCCAAGAAACTGGAGAAAGCAATACCACGGGCAACTTTACGAATTTACCAGCAGGCCAATATACCATTCGAATCCAAGAGGATGGAGCTCCTTGTTTTACGGATCAGGTGCTTGAAATTACCCAGCCTGATGAATTACAACTATTAAATGAAACCTTTACCAATCCTACTTGTGGTGAGTCAAATGGTTCATTCTCCTTTGATCTAATCGGTGGTACAAAATCCTACTTGATTGAAATAAATAATCTTCCGATTTCAGACTTTTCAAATAGTGTCACAGGAGACAGGGTTGAAATAAGAAATCTTTCTCCTGGTGTTTATTCGGTTTCGGTGGTAGATGCAAATGGTTGTATCGTAAACCAACCTAATTGGGTTACTCTTGTAAATGACGATGGTTTTGAATTTGACGTACTTCCAATGAATGTAGAAGTTTGTGAGGGAATGTCAGTAGATTTCCTTCCAACTTTTAGTGTTGCTTTACCAATAACTCCAACGTTCAAATGGTATAAGAACAGTGCTTTATCGGAGCCGATTTCAAACGGAACCGATGGAACAGGAATTGATTATTTGATCAATCCAAGTACAGGTGAACTTCAAATTCAAAACCTTCCACAAGGAACCCATGACTTTTACTTAGAAATTTCTGGACCGGGAATTTGTACAGTTGTTGAGATTGCAGAGGCGGTGGTTTATCCTCCAATCGATGCTCAGATTACGGTTAGTCCAATCACTTGCTTTGGAGATACCAATGGAGAAATCCAAATCATTCCTTCAGGTGGAAATGGACAATTTGAAATTAGTTTCAACGGTGGAGCTTTTGGAATAGCCAATTCTTTCTCAAATCTGAGCCCAGGTGATTATACTATTGCAGTTCGCAATGATTTAGGATGTGAGTTTAATCAGACCGTAACTGTAGAAAGCCCAACTTCCCCGATTCAAATCAATACTCCTACTATTATAAGAGCGTCTTGTGATCTACCGAATGGTAGTATTCAAGATTTACAAATTTCAGGAGGCTGGGGCAATTATTCTGTAGAATGGAGGAAGGGTAGTGTGACTGGGACTATAATTTCAGGAAATGAAACACAGGCTTTAGACTTATTCCCTGATACCTATTATTTGATTGTCAGAGATAGTGAGGGATGTGAGCAAGTGTTTGATTTTGTAGTCGAAGAGTCTTCAGATCCAGTATATCAAGTGGTTCCTCCGATTGATGAATGTGTTGGAACACCGGTTTCCATCCGTCCAATCCATATTGCTCCTGATCCAAGCCTTCCCCCAGCAGCGGCCACTGAAGTCCGTTGGTATAAAAATCCAAATCAGGTTGGATTAATTGGTAATGGAGTTGATTCTGGAAATCCTCAGGTTTCTTATGTCATAGACGATACGGATTGGCTTAATCCTCAACTCCAAATTTCCGGATTACCTGCAGGTACCTACACGTTTTATTTCTACGTGATATGTACAGGACAGGAAATCCCGATCGAGGTAAATGTTTTTGATATTCCTTCTATTACTGTCCAAACTTCCCCAATTACTTGCTTCGGAGACAGCAATGGAAGTGTAACTGTTACCTCAGGAGACCTACCAGAATATACTTATAGCTTAAATGGTGCCAGCCCAATTTCTAAATCTGATTTGGAGAGTCTCACCCTTCCTTCTGGTACCTTCCAATTAGAGGTGATAACTCCTGCAGGATGTTCTGAAGTACTAGATTTTGAAGTAGAAGGTCCAACTGCAGCTTTGAGTGCTACTCCTTTGGTAGGAATTGATCCTGGTTGTGGAGCATCTAATGGAAAACTTTCGCTTGAAATTTCTGGTGGTTGGGCTCCGTATCAGATAGAGGTTATCAAAAACGGATCTGTAGTGAGAACAGAGACTTCCTCTGATGGAATTGTATTTTTGGATGGATTCGGAATTGGAATTTATTCCCTTCGAATTACCGATGATCAGGGATGTGTACTAGCTACCAGCGATGTAGAGTTAGTAAATGGACCTACTCAAATACTTGTAGATCAAGAAGAGGTTTGTGCTGATGGAACTGCTGTACTTATACCAACCTTGGATCCACCAGCTACTGGCGTTAGTTTCCAATGGTTCTTTGATAACTCGCTTACTCAAGCAATTACAAGTAGTTCAATTCCAGCAGCTGATGGCAAAACCTATCAAATAGATCCAGTTACTGGGGTGCTGACCATCACGGGATTTGGAAATAATGAACTCGTCTATAACTACTATGTAACAGTAGCTGGACCAACAATTTGCCCAGGATTTGTTGGGCAGGGCATAGTCCAAGTTTACCAAAATCCTACCGCTACTTTCACTGTTACTAATGAAGTGTGCTTTGGAGAAGGTGGACGAATAGAGATTATTCCTACCGGAGGTTCTGGAACTTTTGTTTATAGTTTAAACGGTGGCCCCGAAGTCAGCTCTCCAATTTTTGATGTACCTACTGGTACTCATTCTGTTGAAATTAGAAGTAGCGTGGGGTGTACATTCTTAATTCAGAATATTGAGGTAACTGGGCCTAGCGCTCCGCTGGAAATTTTAAATCAAGAACTTGTCAATCCAACTTGTACCCTGGACAATGGAATCATTCGATTTGAATTGATTGGTGGCTATCCAGGCTACACTGTTTATTATTCCAGAAATGGAGGAACTGAACAAAGCCTTAGTATAAGCCAAGCCGGTTTGGTGGAATTGACTGGTATTGGAGAAGGCTCTTATCAAATTAGAGTAGTAGATATTCAAGGATGTGAATTGCTCTATACCAATGGGTTAAGTGTGGAGGAAGTTCCTACTGAAATCGATGCCCAAGATCAGGTTATTTGTGAAGGAGAGGTAGCTACCTTGATACCAAGTGTTCCTTCAAATATCACCGATGAGGTATTTACTTGGTATTTTGATCAAAATGGTACACAAGCCATTCAGAATTCAACTTCTGCAGGAGTTTCCTATCAGATTAATGGTTCGGGTGAACTTGAAATTCAAGGGCTTCCTGCCTCTGGTAGTCCCTATACTTATTATGTGATGGTTGTTGGCACAGGAATTTGTGGAGTTAATCCAACTCCTGTTCAAGTCACTGTAAATTCTATCGCAGAACTTAGAGTCTCTAATCCTTCTGTGGTTTGTGATCCAAACGGTACGGTAGATTTGACAGATTATATAGAAGGTTTCAATCCAAATGTTTACGATTATTCCATCCTTTCTCCATCAGGAGTCGCTATGCAAATTAGTGAGCTGGGTCAGGTTAACCTTTCTGGGGATTATCGGATAAGTAGCAGCCTAAAGAATACAGGTTGCTGGAATAACCCTCAACGAATCCGAGTTTTGATCGCTGATGAATTGTTAGTTGCAAACTTTGATTATTTGATTGACCTGGGAGATGGAAATTTGGTGGCAAATGATACAGTTCAACTATTCGAGCAGATCCAATTTGAAGATTTAACTGTAGGTAAAGCCATCTTGTGGAATTGGGATTTTGGAGATGGAAACACTAGTTCCTCAGCAAATCCAACTCATGCCTATGATCAAAAAGGGACCTACACTGTCCAACTTCAAGTCATTGATGAATTTGGCTGCGTGTCTACCTATACACAAGTAATTCAGGTTTCTGATGATTACTGGGTCAAAGTTCCAAATGCATTTACTCCTTCTAGAGAAGATGGTAAAAACAATTTCTTCAAGCCTTATTACCGAGGAATAGGTAGCATGGAATTTTATATTTTCTCCACTTGGGGAGAATTAATTTTCCAAACTTCATCCCTTGAGTCTCCTGGATGGGATGGTAATTTAAAGGGTGCCCCTGCGCCAAATGGAAATTATGTGTACCGAGGTAAATTCGTTTCCCGATCCGGAGAAGTTGTGGAGAAATCAGGAGTATTTGTTCTGATCCGATAA